The Ptychodera flava strain L36383 chromosome 16, AS_Pfla_20210202, whole genome shotgun sequence region cggcaggatttgtaaataaaatttgtttttatgattttacatgggtttatatatcaaaaaattattaaaaattctttcaaatttcaaaatatgatttttcaaaaagtacttcaaatacaggaaaattgtgccgtacaaatcttatctgtagccttgttaataggctgtaaaaattccatgtccatatctcatttcaaagttggattaaattggtatacaattaatgtaggaaaactgttattctgtcaaaaatgttgaaaacgagccatatttgcacccctcttttgaagtcatagagcagtttttttggttaatctcacttttgacacctctttgacactcaaagaatctaaaaatgcatttacaatagcagtcactcactctgaatgccagcaccgccttgtcaaactttcctgaaaaacagcaaataatgactttcccttttcaaacattttattaaaagctaggggacctctaccatagttaatacactaaggactccccaacttcttcttatttggtcagtttttcagaagttttaacaggctataactctgcaatgcctttgtgcccaaatgtctagttttttttattccacagagaatgttgactacttttatatcttaatagttttgttgaaatttataactgacgctctagcctttccaaccaccttaaagatAATAGACCACAACATGATAAAATGACTCCTTCCTTCCCTTCAAAAATAAGGAGGACGGGGAGTCCAGGTCTTGGGAAATTATCAAAGTAACGCGATCTCTTCCAACACCAGGAAAACGCACATAATACATACGGACATTGAATGTtccatatataaatatgtacattttaatgtgcctttttatttttactggttgTATATATTTCATATCCTAGGGACTAACTGTTTATGCGTGATTTTGCACCTGCTTCAGTCATTAAATTGTCTGCAGACCCTAGATTCGTTTTATTGTTACCTTTTGATAAATATAAGTTAATAAAACATGAACAAATTACACTGAATAAAACGAAATAGATATCATGTTCACTGAATAAAACTAAGTTATCCACGAATTTATGAGAGATGTATTAAACTCATTATCcgcccgagacaaacacttctTTTTGCAGAAGTAAATGTGTGAAACTTGTCGCtatcttttgacattttttaatTACATAATATCAAACGAACTTCTAAGTTCCCACTTCATTAATTGTGGTGATGGTAATAAATATTGCATATACCATATGGCAAACAATTATTTGATTAATTACTGCTTGCCTTAAAAgttgtttttatcaataattcTAAGActtgttcattaaatatgcaactttcgaCATTCAACTTGCCCATGAAAAATCCGGGTGTCAACACTTGCAAGATGATGGATAGGCATACGGAAATGAAGAAACTGCGATcacagtgattaaacatgtaaaCTATACTACGTACAACATAAAATGGATATCAAGTTTTGTCTCCATCATTGGTTATGGCTTAACAGGTTTTCCTGTTGCTGTGATTAAATGTGATAAATACTGAGCTCAAACAGATGGAAGATGCCCGGTTCGTAAGTGTCTCAGAGATAACAGTCACGAAACGAAATTGAATGGGTTCTTTAGCGTTATGAGCATGATTTCCTCCACATTTTCACCTTTATTTCGAGCTCCGGTTTAGTCAGGAAAGGTCAGGGAAGGGTCTCATACATCGTCCGGTACATCTGGCTTATCAAACGTCAGCGTGATGTAGGTTCTgttcaaatggacatcattGTCTGACGAAGTATGATCTGGTTGCATTCGCCTACTTTGCTCTTCTCTGGACTCGTGTTTTATCGAAATATgttaatataaggttattcacaaataaCGGGATTTATGCCcaagtacatcgtgcagcggaggtattgtctatccatcaaattttattttatattatttgctcatcaacagcgccatcaAGCAGCCACTAgagacaagaaaataaagaaaaggataaaatacactaaaatttaGTTCAAACAGATGGAAGATGCCCGGTTCGTAAGTATGTCTATCCATCATCTTGCATATTATATAAAGTCATGTAATTGGTGATTAAACTCCGAGAGTACTGTGCCAAAGGTGGTGAAACCTACatgtaatgatataacagatatctgattgttctgtgaagcgtactactattaatgaacctgttgtaaaacacgtgataaaatttaataaaaaataagatttaacaaaaaatgacACATACTTCGCTAATTCTAAGTCATAACAGTAATACAAAACAAACTAGTGCGTTCTTATACATAGTAGCACATAGTAACACCATGTTTGCAAGTGCCTCAAATTGAAAGGATTTTATCTTTACGCAAACTTTTATTTACTTTCAactattttcataacaaaataaGAAGCGTAATTGCTCTGCAAAAATGGGAAAGAAACCCAAGGGAATTAGAATACTCCGACAGATAGTACGGCATCGTAGGACGAAATACATGTTTCGTCATGCGCTATTATCGTACACGtttcaaaaaatgaataatGTATGATTGCCCTGGAAACGAAAACTTTGAAGTAAAGTTACCCGTCGGTAACCATATTTATCATACAAATTAGCACGCTATATGATGTGGCCTGGCAAATTGCCTTGCCCTAATTATAACAAAATGAATTCAGAAATGTCTAACTGAAGGTACTAATAATGAAAATCTCGTAACAAAATCACTATTAGATAGACATATACATTTAATAATTGAATAAATTGACATCCATATTTACCACATCATTGTCCATTTGCTAAGATTGAATAAagtgttcagattttttcatgtgGTGACCGGTGACTCTAGACAGTGAATCAATTGTTTGGAGGACTTTCTTGAAAGAAAATGGCTGCTGGTCATACATATAATAAacatcttattttattttgcattgtaaTTATAGCCAAAATTGAGCAAAACCAGCAGACGTAGTAAGTCTGTGTAATGGGAATCAAAACTTTCGTGACAAAATTgctatattgaattgtatccctcaaaaattgacattgacaCAGTTTGTGGTCCTGTCAGGACACATACGATCGTgacaaaattgttacatttaatTTATCCCTCGAAAATTGACATTGACACCCACAGTAAATTGGTGTGTTTTGTAACCATGTTTGAGGGGACTTTTTAAACGTTATCATACTATATATACTGAAGATCGTTAACCACATAAAACAAGGTTCGATGACACAGTAATACTTTCAAAACTCATATAAGTCTTGTAGAGCCGGAAAATTTGCCTGTTGCAAGTTAATTTACGAACTAGGTTATCAGAGAAAAACTCTCTCAACGACCAAAACACAATTGTGGTAATGAATCATCAACACTAAGTTGTATATACGTCATCAACACGACATTTCAAAGCGGATCGAGTTACAATCATGgaatcatgaattttgtttgtctttcagGTGACATAGATTGTTACATTGTCGTTGCTTCCGTCTCTGGAACCAAGGCTTCCAATTGAGAATGATGTAATTTAGTTTTGTCGGTGGATAGGCTCTCGGTGACACGACGACGTTCCTCAAGACTTTGGCTGTGCATGGTTGGTTCCCTGTCCTGTCGCTTTAGTAATCGTCGACAAGATAAGCATGTGCGATAGAAGTCACGCTGGGAAAAGAAGAGAACCAAAATGCTGGCATTAATGAGTGTCAGGTAAAGTATTTTAGATAAATGTCTTATGTAGTGAAAGATGATCACAGTTTGCAGTTCTGTCAGGACAAAAATCTGTCTGGAGGGTAACACAGAAGGAAATTCCTGGAGAAGATCATCACAATTTTAGGATAAACGTGACATTTTACATGCTTACATGTGAGTGGGTGCAGTTTCAAAATTTGCTGCACCCGTCTTTAAACTCATATAAACATTTTCTGTACACCTGTCGTATCGCAGGTCATGATTGACTATGGAAAGGAAGCGTTGGGTTGTCATTTCTCTCCCTAAGATAGAGGTCTTTGGACGATGTAAGCATGGGCTTTTCTAAATTCTCTCATAGTCACTGAAAAGTAAAGCAAGTGCACttatttgtgataaaattaaacaGCAGCTTTGCTTTcgacattttcaatgaattagTCCACATTTTCTATCctaaaatgaatttcaaaattgattcgAAGAAGCTCATTAAACTGTTACTTTCTATATTTTGCTTAACTCGGTTTTGATATCTAGGGAAAATTACAAGGTGCATGACCCTTTGATATTACTACATCTGGTTGttaacaaactttcaaaatggtattcagatttttcaaatagatatcattttatttatatCACCAAATGTATACTTGAATATACAATGATGCATGCGATATTTACCCTGAAACTCTTACTGATGAAAGCATATATGATTGGATTGAACACGGCATCTGATATGATCAACCAAATGTATCCGCACGCTCTTATTATGTTAACTTCCATCGGATGAGTTGCTAAGAATTCTGTTTTGTGGGTGAGTACCACCATTCTGAAGAGGTGTACAGGAAGCCAAGCAATGGCGAACATCGTCACAGCAAACAGGATGCTGGTTATTGcctaaaatagaaaaaataatgtaaatgtaaGTCTCGTTGGTAAAAAATATAAGAGGCAATATATAGTCCTGCACATTCTGGcaagtaattttgtatttcaattttctgaTCAAAACGCATTTTACAGTTTCTACTTCCTTTTACTAAAAACACCGCAATTGAATCGATAGATACGTCAACATTTAACAGTT contains the following coding sequences:
- the LOC139114077 gene encoding tachykinin-like peptides receptor 86C yields the protein MEVRSKQKAITSILFAVTMFAIAWLPVHLFRMVVLTHKTEFLATHPMEVNIIRACGYIWLIISDAVFNPIIYAFISKSFRRDFYRTCLSCRRLLKRQDREPTMHSQSLEERRRVTESLSTDKTKLHHSQLEALVPETEATTM